Proteins encoded in a region of the Flammeovirga yaeyamensis genome:
- a CDS encoding Hpt domain-containing protein has translation METIYIKIYRTIPLLKENVWVRIKNYAKEEQFNNLLQSFEKDFNKLISQAKVSMRNKRNEELRTCLHTLKGIAGTVGANRLHQMAKGAERLDIDTLNKNHFIEEIEKCAEDSLREMKN, from the coding sequence ATGGAAACTATTTATATTAAAATATATCGAACGATACCACTTCTTAAAGAAAATGTTTGGGTTAGAATTAAAAACTATGCTAAAGAGGAACAGTTCAATAATTTACTCCAATCATTCGAAAAGGATTTTAATAAATTAATATCTCAGGCCAAAGTTTCTATGAGGAATAAAAGGAACGAAGAACTTAGAACTTGCCTTCATACATTAAAAGGAATCGCAGGAACAGTAGGTGCTAACCGATTACATCAAATGGCAAAAGGGGCCGAGAGATTAGATATTGATACTTTAAATAAAAATCATTTTATTGAAGAAATTGAGAAGTGTGCAGAAGATTCCCTTAGGGAGATGAAGAATTAA
- the queG gene encoding tRNA epoxyqueuosine(34) reductase QueG, whose protein sequence is MNKKSQKEKNAALIKAEAKRLGFSECGIAKARFLEEEADFLEEWLKNGMHGEMSYMANHFDKRLDPTKLVEGAKSVVMLSYNYFPEKDVASEDTYKVAKYAYGEDYHYVIKRKLKDLVKYIESEIGEVNGRVFVDSAPVMERAWAKQAGLGWVGKHSLLLNRSMGSFFFLAELIIDLELEEDPPIKDYCGTCTRCIDACPTDAIPQKGVVDGSKCISYLTIELKDSIPQEFEGKMQDWIFGCDICQDVCPWNRFSKPHQEESFNAHEKLGDINKKDWEELTEDVFKEVFRKSAVKRTKYEGLMRNINFAKKR, encoded by the coding sequence GTGAATAAAAAATCACAAAAAGAAAAAAATGCCGCACTCATTAAAGCAGAAGCAAAACGCTTGGGTTTTAGTGAGTGCGGCATTGCTAAAGCTAGATTTTTAGAGGAGGAAGCCGATTTTTTAGAAGAATGGCTTAAAAATGGGATGCATGGCGAAATGTCGTATATGGCCAATCATTTTGATAAACGATTAGATCCAACCAAACTTGTGGAGGGAGCTAAATCTGTGGTGATGCTTTCCTATAATTATTTTCCAGAAAAAGATGTAGCTTCTGAAGATACTTATAAGGTAGCTAAATACGCTTACGGAGAGGATTATCATTATGTGATTAAAAGGAAACTAAAAGATCTTGTAAAATATATAGAATCTGAAATTGGAGAGGTGAACGGAAGAGTATTCGTAGATTCTGCTCCGGTTATGGAACGTGCTTGGGCAAAACAGGCAGGGTTAGGTTGGGTAGGTAAACACTCTCTCCTTTTAAACAGATCTATGGGAAGCTTCTTTTTTCTTGCTGAATTAATTATTGATTTAGAATTAGAAGAGGATCCACCTATTAAAGATTATTGTGGTACTTGTACCCGATGTATTGATGCATGTCCTACAGATGCAATTCCTCAAAAAGGCGTGGTAGATGGTAGTAAATGTATATCTTATTTAACTATTGAGTTGAAAGACTCCATCCCTCAAGAGTTTGAAGGGAAAATGCAAGATTGGATCTTTGGCTGCGATATCTGTCAGGATGTATGCCCATGGAATAGATTCTCAAAGCCACATCAAGAAGAAAGTTTTAACGCTCATGAAAAGTTAGGCGATATAAATAAAAAAGATTGGGAAGAACTAACAGAAGACGTTTTTAAGGAGGTTTTCAGAAAGTCTGCCGTAAAAAGAACTAAATATGAGGGATTAATGAGGAATATTAATTTCGCAAAAAAAAGGTGA